The region GGCACGGCCGGCGCACCGCTGACCTCGATCTGCCCTCGATCTGCCCTTGATCTGAACCGACCCGATCTCAACGCCGACACCCAGCCGGATGGAGTTCCACTGATGGCACGTCGCACCGACGTCCTGGAAACGATCGTCAGCCTCGCCAAGCGCCGCGGGCTCGTCTTCCCGTCGAGCGAGATCTACGGAGGCCTGCGGGCGTCCTGGGACTACGGACCCCTGGGTGTCGAGCTCAAGAACAACGTCAAGCGCGAGTGGTGGAAGGCCGTGGTGCAGGGCCGCGACGACGTCGTCGGCCTCGACTCCTGCGTCATCCTCGCCCGCGAGGTCTGGCAGGCCAGCGGTCACGTCGAGACGTTCACCGACCCGCTCACCGAGTGCCAGTCGTGCCACAAGCGGTACCGCGCCGACCATCTGCTGGAGGCGTACGAGGCCAAGCACGGCGGCGAGCCCGCGGGCGGCCTGGCCGACGTGACCTGCCCCAACTGCGGCAACAAGGGCGCCTTCACCCAGCCCAGGCAGTTCAGCGGCCTGCTGAAGACGTTCCTCGGCCCGGTCGAGGACGAGTCGGGCCTGGCGTACCTACGGCCGGAGACCGCCCAGGGCATCTTCATCAACTACCTGAACGTGCAGCAGTCGGCCCGCAGGAAGATCCCGTTCGGCATCGGCCAGGTCGGCAAGTCGTTCCGCAACGAGATCACCCCGGGCAACTTCATCTTCCGCACCCGCGAGTTCGAGCAGATGGAGATGGAGTTCTTCGTCAAGCCCGGCACCGACGAGGAGTGGCACCAGTACTGGATCGACGAGCGCCTGCGCTGGTACGTCGACCTCGGCATCAACAAGGACAACCTGCGGCTCTACGAGCACCCGAAGGAGAAGCTGTCCCACTACTCCAAGCGGACGGTGGACATCGAGTATCGCTTCAACTTCGCCGGCGGCGAGTGGGGTGAGCTGGAGGGCATCGCGAACCGCACCGACTTCGACCTCACCGCGCACGGGAAGGCGTCGGGCACCGACCTGTCGTTCTTCGAGCAGGAGTCGGGCGATCGGTACGTGCCGTACGTCATCGAGCCGGCGGCCGGGGTGGACCGCGCGACGCTGACCTTCCTCCTCGACGCCTACACGGTCGACGAGGCGCCCAACGCCAAGGGCGTGATGGAGGAGCGGACCGTGATGCGCCTCGACCACCGCCTGGCCCCGGTCAAGGTCGCGGTGCTGCCGCTCTCGCGCAACGCCGATCTGTCGCCGAAGGCCCGCGACCTGGCCGCGCAGCTGCGCCGCCG is a window of Microbispora sp. NBC_01189 DNA encoding:
- a CDS encoding glycine--tRNA ligase, which gives rise to MARRTDVLETIVSLAKRRGLVFPSSEIYGGLRASWDYGPLGVELKNNVKREWWKAVVQGRDDVVGLDSCVILAREVWQASGHVETFTDPLTECQSCHKRYRADHLLEAYEAKHGGEPAGGLADVTCPNCGNKGAFTQPRQFSGLLKTFLGPVEDESGLAYLRPETAQGIFINYLNVQQSARRKIPFGIGQVGKSFRNEITPGNFIFRTREFEQMEMEFFVKPGTDEEWHQYWIDERLRWYVDLGINKDNLRLYEHPKEKLSHYSKRTVDIEYRFNFAGGEWGELEGIANRTDFDLTAHGKASGTDLSFFEQESGDRYVPYVIEPAAGVDRATLTFLLDAYTVDEAPNAKGVMEERTVMRLDHRLAPVKVAVLPLSRNADLSPKARDLAAQLRRRWNVDFDDAGAIGRRYRRQDEIGTPFAITVDFDTLEDQAVTIRERDTMAQQRVALDQVEPYLRQHLND